The Etheostoma spectabile isolate EspeVRDwgs_2016 chromosome 4, UIUC_Espe_1.0, whole genome shotgun sequence sequence TCCTGCTGAGCTGAGCCCGCTCACCGAAACCTGGCTCCTAAAACCAGAGGATGCGGGTTGCCGTCGGATATCACCGTGCGCTAATAATTAGAGGAAAATGTGAGCACTTCGTCAGCGGCGAGGATTCATCCGAGCCCAGTCTGTCATAAAACTGTTACATCATCCGGAAAGGAAAAAGAACCGTCGGTCCGACAGCGAAGGATGAGGAGATGGGGTTAGTTATGAGCACTATCTCATCCCCGAGTCCATCAACTCAGACCGTCCCTCCCCTTTGTTCTCTCCCCGTCCAGTGTTAAATTCCCCCGTAACTTCACTAAAACACTTTCCAAgttgttgtcttttgttgtAAAACTCTGTAGCAGGGGTTTGGCGCGGTTGAGCCCCAAGACAGGGGTCCTGCTGTGCAGTTTCTGGACGAAggaaaacggggggggggggggggtcaaatgTTTCCCAAAGTAGGAGCGAGGCGAGACCGCAGTTAAGATTTACAGGATCAAAATTCAAATAGAAAACGATTACACACATAGGGCATATTTACAGTCATGCGTTAACTTTGCagatacattttgaattgttttgttATCCTAGATGTTAGGAATCAATCAATGATCTGATCCATTTTTCTGAAACCTTTAGGAAGTTGAAATTATTTCAACATCATGTCATTTAACCATAAGCTCATGACAACTTGATCTAATTAATGCCCCCTCAATATTTCGAATGTTTCGAGTGAAATCACTGACAGACTCATGAGCACATGACTTGCTGAAAGGCAGTATGTTCCTTGGTTTTGCTGACCTGTGAGTAGACTCCTTTAAATCCTAAAAGGGAATATGGGGCCTAACATTTAAGCTTTGGAATATGATGCCCAAGTCAGCCACTGGtaaatgtcagtgttttctGGCTCAAAACTCCTGACAGTGCATGcagtggagaaaaaaaggattcacaTTCTCAAGGAAAAATAGCcaatacacacaccacaacgTTGAATTATATTCCCTTATAAGTTCTGTAAAAGGGCATTTGAAGTGTGCAAAAGTATTTCAAGTTACAGTAAGCATAATACAGAATTGTGTTCTTTTACTCAAATAGCCATGTTTATACTTCTACcaccactacatttcagagagaagtaTTCTAATTTTTACTCTAATATTTGACAGTTATAGTAACTtcccaaaaaacattaaacataaaGAAATCATATGATCAGATTGTAAAATGCATTGTTATACATTAAACTATCTAACAGTTTATAAAGTAGTAAAGTCAGCTCCACCAACATGGACTGGCCCCTCATGTATTGAGCCAGTAAACACTGTACCAATTACTTACAGAGCTACAAGGAGTGCAGCAAGAGGTGACTGCATTGTCCCGTTGAAGAAAACTGCATTCAGCTTTTACAGTCAGGGCTACTCGTGAATGGAACCTCATTCCAATTCACATTAGGAATTTAAAAACGTACGCTTTAAACCTCCTATCTTGTCTTTCCTGCCCTTCTTGTTTGTGCCACTTGTGCTATGCCTATGTGGTCGCCAGGTTTATTATTTGTTTAGAAAGGTTGAACTTGTTGTTTGTTATTGTCCTAGATATGtggtatttctttctttttttcttttttacatttataggCAATATTAATTGTGTTGGGTTAAACCGATATGTAGCCTACtattataatttgttttatctttttaggtgtaacattgttttttggctaattctggcacATCTTACATTTTATATGTATTATTAGTGTGCATTGTCCCTGTTAAATAACCCTAAAATGAATAATACAACAGTTAGTCTACTTCCACATGAATACATCAGTAAGAATGATGTCATTTAATATATCACAAAATTACAGTGGACATTTTCTTGCAACGCATACTTTAACTTTTGATACCCATAAGTGTTTTTAGCTAATAATACTTTTAAATAACGTTTTTGCTGCTAGACTTTACCTtgtaattgagtatttttaatgtgtggtattgctgcttttaCACTAAAAGTAAAAGACTTAAATACAGCAGTTTCAAGCTGGACTCATGCAGCTGCACACATAACATGTCTGGTTTTTTATTTCTCTAACACTCACCAACAATTCACCAACTGAACAGTTTTGACCCATTAGATGAACAAATGTGATCAGGTAGTATTATTAGACTGGTAATTCTGATTCATCATGGAGAATTTTTTAGACAGGCACAGACAGGCATCGCCTATGGGCTTTTGGCTGCCTTGTTATCTCAGCTGCAACACTGGTCCCTTtaacccacccacacacacacacttcttcctACCTGCTTACAGGTGTTCAGCCTGGCTTGTGTCCATAAGCACCCCTATCTGTCTCATGCTTCACttgcaaacaaatatttaaatggaCAGGGGATGAGTGACATGGCTTCATTTCTGACATTGCTTATTATGTGCTTACATTGCTGAGAAAACGGTTACTGTGATAGAGAAGgaaaatgtgagtgtgtgtattacAGAAAGCGTGCAAGCGTCAGTGTATTCTTTGATGTGAAAGTGTAAACCATGTGTTGTTCAGAGTGCAAAGTGCAGAACTCACCTGTTAGTAATAAGACCGAGCTCCAGTCCAGAAACGGCATTCCACGGATTCTGCTTCACCAGGGGGCTGGATAACTGCACACGCTCACACAAATAATCTTTCTTCTCTCCTAGCAGGCCCATGCAACCACACATGATTGATCAATCACACTCAAAACAATCTCAGCAAACAGACTCATGGCCAATGAATACACAAGACGTATGAGATTCTTTCCGATATAGAGATGTGTGCTTTTTCAACTCCCTGTGAAAAAAACAgtcacagcaaacacacaagtTAAAACAGGACTACAAATAATGGCATTCTGTGCAAATGCTTGATCTAGTATGAGTGAAGAGCATACTGGGTTACTTCCCTGTCTTCAGAAAAGAATCTACccattatggaattaaaagaaGCCTACATCTATAAATAAGAAAACTATATGACAAACTTCACGTCACGTATGCAAACATAACTTCCTCGTTTAGAGTCTCTTTAAACACTAGCATTAGTCTTCCATCATTCTGTGCAACTTTTCATCCTCCCACTCTCTTACATGGCAGCAGATGCTGAACCTGGCCCTCATTCCGAAACAGCAGGAGTTCGAGTCTCCCAGCTCATTAACACAAAATTACCTCCCACCCCCAAACCACATTTCATTCTtcgcaaacatacacacagaaaaacagagcGAAGCAGAAAGTTTTCCAAAATTGCtttattaaatatacagtaactgCCATTTGATAAACACAATGTGGGAATCATTGGACGTTAGTGTCAGGACAGAAATGaggaacaaaacaacaacacgaAAATGGATGAGCAACTTCAGGGCAAATCCTGCTCATCTTAACTACTGGTCCTGTAAAtgagaacataaaaaaatcatgaagcataatgtatttgtgtgtcacAAACCtctaacaaaatacattttaacctCTGTGCTCACCTTAACCATTCTTCCATGAACCAGGTATGGTGACCTAAAGTCATGCTGGCAGTTGGCGTATCCCATGCCCAGTCCCAAACCAGAACCAAGTGAGACAGGCCACGTGCGACCTGGGAGAGAAATACATTCAGCCATGAATGATTTTTTAAAGTAGtgcttaacattttttttttttttttaaacctgaattTACCAGTCTACCTTAAGAAAGAGCACTTACGTTTAAAGAGAAGGACGGAGAACACAACGCCCACGGCAAGGCCAGTTACtgcaaaacaggaagaaaaaaaagaaagaagtgtaactacactttcaaaaaatatttgactttaGTACTTAAGTAATGTGACCATGTCAATCCAGTATAAAAACTGCCTGGCATAGTTGTAAATCTTTAGTAATGAGGTCAGCGGGGTGCTGCTATTATGTTTGATGCAAGAGTTGGTAAATAGCACAAGTTAGCAAGACATTGCTCATTAGGAaatgagaggaagagaaaaagcagcaagagaaaaaaagaaagaaaaccgtAAAGGGGGTGTAAGAGAGGTTGAAATGAGTCCAAGCGGCACAGGGCAGAAGAGGTAATAGGTCAAAGAGTGCACCCATGTGCAGGTAAGCAATGTCATGACCCAATATGGTCAAGCAGAAGGTTAGTCAGTGGCAAAGAAGTTGGCTGAGTTGTTTGAAGTGCTCAGACCAGAGCAGGATCTTGAAGAGGAATTTGTTTGTGTGCTCAACTTCACCTCGCAGCAGGccacaccacacccaacagCAGGCCAGCCAGCAcagaaaacacataaaaacagaatgcCATTTGGGCCTTTCCGACTCTTAATTGGATTCAGGGAGCTATGCAGCATGACCGATTTGCCTGAACCAGAACCTTCAGACTATCTTTTACACAACTTacacatcaaacaacaacaacacaaaaaaaacctgcacaCCCTCACTGTCAGTGAGGATCAACAATAAATCATTGACCTCTGCGTCCATTTCAAGCAAAGAGGTTAACCGGCTGTTGCAGCCTCAGTCTTTCTTTGGTCTTCGGCCAGAACAGTTTTGAAGCCACTGATTTTCCACCAACAGTAAAAGCATTGGCAAAATATGAGAGGTGATCAACATCTCATTTTGGCATCCTTTCTGTTTGTCTGGAAATCTCAAAGGGGGGCTGATTATTACAAAAACCATTTGTGCTTCAGTACAATGAACTGTATAACCCACAGGCCAATAATCAGGTTTTCCCAGAAAATAAAGTCCAGAGCTGGTTAAAAGGTACTGTTCTTCATTATTTCAAGTATTTTTCTGGAAATCACTAAAGACATTTGTTTCAATCATACTGATTCTGTGAATTTATCTTAGAAAAAATTATTGTTTACTAGTTCCTCAAATGAAATACAATGTTTCCAAAGACCCAGTTGTTTCCTGTTATAAAGAGGATGTTTCTGCTTGTCTACTATAGATTATCTACTGCAGGTAGCGATTTGTTTCTACTTTCCAGTTGGTGCCTGAACTGCTGGTGCATCAGTTGCAAAGACTTATGGTTAGAACTAAAAAGGCTCAAAAATCATAACGTCTTCTAACTATAAATCGAGCCacctctgtgtgtatgtttatgagTATGTGTGTCTTTCAAACGATCCCGCAGGCGCAATTGCGCATAAGACCTCACATTATGCGCAGCATGCTGTAAAGGAAAAAACACCTGTGTGCATCTGCAGGGGCGGGGTTTCACAGCTCTCAGTCACGCATGTCTTTGCAGTGGGCTACCGGTGTCAAGCCAAAAAGTGATTATCTGGCAAAAATCGGATTGCTGTCTACCCAATAGGGTTGAAAAATTAATTGCATTTGTAATAATATCGTGATATGTTGAAACATGATTTCCTAAATCACAAAGGCTGCGATTTGGTCAAGTGACTCGCAAGAACATATCAGTCTGCACTCCACAGAGAAAGCATCAACTTGGCACGCTAATGCTACGCCGTACCCTGAGCAGAGTACTGTCATTCAAACAACTCTGAGTTGTagtttaaaaggtcccatgacatggtgttctttggatgcttttatacagaccttagtggtcccctaataccatatctgaagtctctttcccaaaattcagccatggaatcacagccactagagccagtcccacaatgagctttccttagtatgtgccatttctgtgtctattgaggaggagagacggaggagagatgggagggggggggggggttcttaatcaactgccactttgcccgtttgaaagccatgatgtctctctctcatgggcaggccaaattctctgggtgggcaaagccgagaaaggggaggtaacctttaagattccagatcagcccatctgagttttcattttctcagaggcagagcaggattaCCAGGGCCCGgcttacacctatcaccatttctagcgactgggggaccataggcaggcggggggaactcatattaatgtttaaaaaactcaaagtgaagtTTTCTGTGGATTTTATTCGGGCTTGAGTCCATACATGCAGTTAATAGATACAGACATGGAGAACTGAAGGCTCCGTTAGCAACAATTAGCATTGATTAGCGGTTAGTTccgtttagctagctagcgccgTTATAAAGATATGGAGCGGAGGAGACTGCCGCGGAGAGGGGTAACAACCAGACTCTGATAAATGACTATGATcaggtagggctgggcaaaatagagaaaataaaatatcacaatattcttgaccaaataccctGATGTCGatattgcaacaatattgtatggttgactattggtgctttaacaaaatgttatttacacaatgagatttttgatagaTATTGtccagaaatgatttattgACTTAGTGGGGAAAGGtaaataacagaacagctagaacagtctggtaagaaatctggtaaaattaaattactttactgtaatgcagcctgtaaaaccaggtaaagacaccacttaccatattacaatatatccaaaatctaagacgatatctagtctcatattgcaatattgatacAACACTGATATATTGCCCGGCCCTACGTTCAGGGAACTTTCCCAGCAGCGTGGCCGCGTTGTTTCAACAGTTACCACTAAGTGTAAAgccacatatttgtttttatatttctgcaatCTGAACTTTagtttgtgtgatttgtttctGACTTTCATATGAATATTTGTTTACACCAAAAATTCCTATGAAAGTCAGAAAGTCAGACCTTGGTCAGTGTTCAATATACTACAGTGATTGAAGCAGTTAAATAAAAGATGCCATTCATATAAATGAATGCATTACCTAATTTCATCATCACTGCAGGCCTTGCCTTGTTTAATCTATCTAATCTTGTGTTGTTCATACTATACAATAATTTATTGCTTGTCTTTTGTTGAATAACACAGACATGACTTTTAGATGAAAGAATTTGCGCACCTCTGCACTAGGAGGATCTCGGCCCTACTGGCTCTCTCCACAGTGGATCCATCTGAAAGACTGGCTTTGCATTTTAGTATCAACagggaaaaacttaaaaaaataggcctgcacgattaatcgttaaaaaaaatcgtgatcttgattcaccctgttcaccatttaattttaaataacttcgattttttttttgttatgactTTGATGCTCATTGAATTTTacaagccgactgcatcacaatcatcatcccttctgtgagttttaaacatagacccccttctcttcattgaagcctctacgTTTACAGGCTtatggtgatgcgcaatgtgctataggtgtttggtactgccaatttgttttattttgtcatggttcatgtgtgcaataaacattacactttgtgagaaaagaaaaatcgtggcagagaatcatgatatcaattctaagctaaaactAAAATCGTGATATCATATTTTTCCCCCGAATAGTGCAGGCCTAGAAAACAATAATATAAGCCCTTCCAGACGGGCCTGGAGGCTGTGTGGCAGTAAAGTTATGAAGACAACTATCACACAGCACGCTAAGTCGAACCACTCAAATCGCCATTTTTGTCATTCTGTCTGACAATAGCTAGAACAATATCTAAATGAGAACAACTAGTTTGTGACTTCAGCTGTGTAGTATTCATTAAAAACACTATACAGAGACTAGGAGTGGACAGAAAAGTGGTTCACCTGAGCAGAGTAATCACACAGCCCTTCCCACTCATAGATTTAGCAGTTTTCCAATAGTTTAGGCATTTTCGTGTggacagatttatttttaatctattcATCAGAAAACGCAATATAGCCTACATCCATGGTTTAACGTTACAGATGACCTCAGTGGACAGTCAGATGTCCCGTAGAAAAGAACCTCGACTAACCTGTACCACAGCTTATTTACCAAGGGTAATATGCTGCAGAATGCCAAACGAGAGCGTTAAACAATCATATTACATGTATGAAAAGACATATTAACCTGTTTTCACGGCTGTATCAGCAAGACAGCGGTCCCATTTTCGCCCGTGATCGTCTGCCATGTTTTCAGCTGTCAGGAAGCTCTGCAAAATATCGCGAGGGAAATCGAGATTCACATGAATTTACCCCGCCACCACTACGCTCTTCTTCATAcagcatttctttaactgtctatggattCCGAGCAGTGTGGTGTGTAGACCACGGACTGTAGGGTGTAGACGCTGCTAGGCGACCACTATTCTTTATTAAAGATTACATTTATGCTATGCTCCTACGATTATTTATGCATTAtatacatagactgtatatatgttCATGGTTATTCATCTATTTTTGcccttcagtttcttttttgttttcatttagctcttaaaacaatatattattTTGAGTGAAATTTTTTTGATCTTTGATTTAATCAGTCAACAGGGTATGTGAGTTGAGGGCACTGATCTAAACTTCCCTGCTAGAAAGGTGCACAGCATACACACTTTATATAAATTATATCTAATGGCCCCCTCATGTTACTTTGCTTTATTTCTGACTGTGAAATAATTTTAAAGTGTTAATCCTTTAGATAAATAGTTTTCCCTGCTAGTGGAAGTGTGACACATGCCGCCCATATGCACAGGAAgtgatgcatacatacacaaagtGTTGCACAAGACAATCTACATGTGGCATAATTTGAGAAAGAACTTGAGCCACACCATCTTCTAATCAAAaagtttttcaaaaacacttggTTTTCTTGATAGTAATACTAAACATTGTTTGAGATTGTAGCTGCGTGGATGCTCCTCCTCTTATGAAATTCCAGCAGACTCAATGGTAGAAGTCAAAGTGCGGTTTTTCACTGAGTCACTAATCCTACAGATGTTGGAGGGGTTTACAGGCAGGTTTCCTATTCACAAACAATTAGGGATgcacattagcattagcatgaaTTAATTAAGcatatttttacaatgtcatGATAGCTTTGAAATGGATATTTtcagaaataaacaagaaataGGCTATGTATAACAGAGAGTACACTTGCATGGGTCACTTGGTCATGTTTTTTATGACACCTCACAATAGTTAACTAATGAGAAATGGTAGCTAGAGtcacagtaaaaacacaaatccaGAAAACTGGAAGTGTGGAGAAATTACCTTACCTTTATGATCaagtgtagtttttttcactCATGTGTGATGTATAACTACAACTGTTGGACATTAAAAATCTTACTTCTGGTAGTCATTTTGTTAACTGAGAAATCATAAAAGTCGTGTATTTTAACATCCAAAGTCAGTTTTAATATCAAAATTAGCATTAACGAACCACCAGCCACCACAGGTGTCACCAAATCCTCCATAAATCGATAAATGATCAACAACAcattatgtattgtatatacAATCATTATACCTGCTTGTACACTTGCATCATTCATGCACATTGTAAATAAGGAAACATTGGAATCAATTCAACTGGAGAAACATAAGATATcatttaatataaaaacattattttgatttgatttgcatAATTTCAGgcatttgaacatttttttaatgaagagaACAGAAGAGACTCTGTACACATTACATTTATAGCAGTTGCAGTCACCATTTTCAAAggaagtattttttattttttttatttaaactgtgtATTTGTCTATCTACCGGCCTCTCTGGGTGCATATTTACTGCGTCTGCACCACTCCTCTCTTTCCATACTTGGCAATGCCTTTCTTGCTCCTTCGCTATTGGCTGCTGCAGAGAAAAGCCCCGTGTGACCCGGACATGCAACCGGGGACTGTTTTCTGACTGCAGCAGCCTCTTTCCTGTAGCCCGGTTGAGGAAGTGAATATCGCTGACAGGGCTGGGTTCAGTGAGGGAGAGGCGAACAAAACATCTTCCGCGGGggactaaaaaacaacaaaataacaagagACGAGCGGAGCGATTTGTTAAACCATAGTAAAGCTAAGTTGTGCTGGTGAAATCGTGCTCCCCTGCCCCGCTGAGGCCGCCGCAGACATGGTAAGGGCCGCGGTAGTGCTTGGAGAGATAGGGACGGGGTGAGAGGGTTTTGGTGGGGCAGCTGGCTACTGCTAAGCAAGCGCTAACGGCTAGGGgggctaagctaggctaaagcTGGCTGTATGTGCAGGGTGGTAACCTGAGAGCGTCAGCAGCAgtaagaggaggaggggattctagtttataaatcaccgATGCATATCTAACTTGCACTGTTTGGAAAACGTATGCCTACCGGATACGAAAAAATGACTTGCATCTGTTTCTTCCAgcttgttagctagctagctagtagctagCTGCTAGCCAACCTAGATGTCGGAATGCATAAAGTTAGTACAGGATGTTTTGGGTTTGACAGAAGTTCGTAAATAGTATGAGTGAGGAGTCCTAATATAacgtacacacgcacgcacacacgcacacacaggctAATATAGTCAAGCGCCGGGTTGCCTGTAGCTAAAATAAGACTGCTTGCTCCTCCTATTCCTAACCATGACAAGCTGTCCACCACCTCTGTTAAGTTTTCCCTGCCTTGCAAGTCTTGATTTTGCCAATATTTAATCTGGGAACTTTTAATGCCTGACAACCCCTACGAATCATACATGCAGTTATTGTTCCTTTAttggttatttttgaaaaaaaaaaattcatctCTTTAACTTATATCGCAGTAACACCACTGTCATGTAATGATACTTGTCCAAAACTAATATATTTAAAGGACAACTATTGTATAGCATTTTCagcatacttgtattttgtgtttgtactagaacatgtttacatactTTTAAGTAAAGTTTTCTTATACTGCCCAGGGCTGCTGCagctgtattcaccctctgtagGAGATGCTCTGTAGGAGCGCCTGTCTTAATGCCCCCTactgaaaaagcccagtcttcTTTGATTGGCCAGCGTGTTTCCTGCAATCTTCGCTCCGCTGCAGCCTCCTCTGTTGTTTCACTAGTTAACTATGGAGCTACTGCAACATAGTAtaaagcagcactttctacacagataaaggcttttaaattaaatactaCATAACCGGTAATGTGACCCGGAATTGGGGAGACTGTGGCAGCCAAGATTACATATTGTACTactgttagcatgtagctacctACCTGGAGCAGCTGACCAATCATAGAAGGTTGGCGTAGAGTTGCGTAGCGTTTTCGCTCAAAGGTATTTCTCTAAAATATGTTTACCTCATTATGTTGGCCACATTTACCATGAAAATCCGACCTAACATTGTAAATAAGACAGAAAATACGGAAAAGCACAATATGTCCACTTTAAACTATTGTAGCATAATAGAGCACCATTTTGTGCTTCCATACTGTTGTTGTATTAATTCCACATGACCAAACTCGTCTTATGCCTGAGTTGGGAAGAGCAGCTGGTGTTTCTCCGTAGTCGCCCACTCTCCTCAGCTTCACCTCATCCATCCTGCTGGCTGAGCCTCAACACTCTCCCCTAACCCCGGGGGTTGTTGGTCTGAGCTAGTGTTTACATGGAGATAGGAGCACTGGTAAACATAGTGTCAAGGAGTACAGGTGTCTGATGGTGCACACTGATTCATCAGCTGAGAAAGATTATAAGAAGCAACTCTGAGAGGAAAAGGCACGGGAGACACTGCCTAGAAACTTCTGTTATGTTCAAGGTCACCCTTaatgaaaaaatgtttataGAAAGAGGGTTCTCTACTTTATAACATGTCATTGTCCTTTGACCAGCTAGCAACTGTATGAGTATAGCCTTTTAGGTTTATGCACTTAAGAAGAGTACCTTCATATTTAAGCTAATGCGAAGGGTTTTGTTGACATCTACAAGGGAAGTGAATGAAATAGATATTACAAACACATGAAAAACCATTTGCCATTGTGCTGTTTGGGATTTTAATTGGCACATTGTTTGTCCTATTTCTTGATTCTTCATAGcgcatttttgttgtttgttatggACATTAGTGCACTTATCATGTTATGATTTATCTCTGGGCTTTTATACTAATAGTAACATAATATGTTGAAAGTATCACTCAGAATTTTGTTTGTCTAGGTTGGTAAAATCAGTTTTACAACACTGATATTAACTTAAATTCAGGTACCATATAAGTGACTTTAATGGCATTATTTGCTCATATGAAAAGGATTGTGGTATAGCCAGTTGCCTGCTTACCCTTGTGGCATAGCCAGTTACCAGCGTACCCTTCACGACAGCTGGATTCTCAAAGGATTACGCGGAAATTCATCTTGTCAAGCTTCAAGTAATGCATTGGCACATTTAGGATTTGTGTCTGAGGCTCAGACCGATCAACGTGCAGTTAGGAACTGTTGGCATATACGGGcatggtttaggtgtgtgtgagaccTAATTCTACAGTACAGTGGAAAaatgctctggcttgtttgctttgctttaaaccaatcacaacttcCCTGGGTGGTGCTAAGCCCCGGATGCAGCAAAGGTGCCCTCGCAAAATAGATGGCGTAGATAGTGGAAAAGGAGAGATATTAGGTGCCGGATGTCAGGCTTtcccagcaatgtacatccTTTGAGCCAGATTAAGATATGTGTGACAAGCACAACTctttgttcaaaacaacaatggtggCATGATAGACAGAGGGTTCTTAGTGCATAACCAGACAAGCCTCTGTAAACAACTCAAACATCTAACCAAAAATTAAATCGGTTACAGACAGTCTCCGGCTGTATTGAAGACTCAAATTTATGTGGGGGTCATTGGTTTTGTAGTCTGGGATGATAGTGcgcttttaaatgtttgtttgtttgttagttaCACTAAAGACACACTTTACAGTATTTCCGACTGTTCTACAAAACCTAACTTTAGTTCTATGAACATGTGCtatgaatcatattttttttaaatctttttttgttttttgcaattCAAACACAAGTGACCACTGGGTGGGAAGTCGGTGAGGGATCTTGTCAGTGCGATACtgaccagtgttgggcaagttacttttaaaaagtaattagttacagttaggGCTGGGCACCAAATGTCAATACTTTTATGGCACCGAACAAAATACTCCGATCATATGagtattgaaaaaaattgttgGTACCTCAGAGCGCGTAATTGCTagcttatctgtcctctctgccctctcTCTGCATATTAATAAAGAACAGAGCTCCgacccacgcacacacgcggTGGTGCGGAAGTAGTAAACTTGAACAAAGTATGCCggctctgcagttttgttgaagTCACGGCAATGCGCTAGGGATATTCAAAACTTCACGCAGACCGTGATATGATATAAATAGTGAGGCGAAAGCGATCACGACGCTGTTGATGTTACACTTCCTTTGAGACAAGCAGGCCACAGTGGTTTCTATGCCCTGATGattgactgacaggctgaggttgttAGGCAAGGCAACTTGCAAGGCAAGGTCATTTCCACAGCACCTTTCTGCAACAaggaaattaaattacattcaTTTGCACTTAAGTTAGTTCTCCATTACGGTAGTTAAATGTTGAAAACAGGGCAGTCACCAAGTTTATTGTTAAAGGTTTGTGTCATTATGCAGTTTGcactaaaaatgtctttgttgtttacatttctttgcattttagttgtgttgatgttgaaatgttttttttaaaacatatgatACCAAAAAAAATATCGTTAA is a genomic window containing:
- the LOC116687711 gene encoding MICOS complex subunit Mic10-like, translating into MADDHGRKWDRCLADTAVKTVTGLAVGVVFSVLLFKRRTWPVSLGSGLGLGMGYANCQHDFRSPYLVHGRMVKDQ